One stretch of Elephas maximus indicus isolate mEleMax1 chromosome 22, mEleMax1 primary haplotype, whole genome shotgun sequence DNA includes these proteins:
- the LRRC75B gene encoding LOW QUALITY PROTEIN: leucine-rich repeat-containing protein 75B (The sequence of the model RefSeq protein was modified relative to this genomic sequence to represent the inferred CDS: inserted 1 base in 1 codon; substituted 1 base at 1 genomic stop codon) encodes MGARPSRRAGPKVGWEAREATECGPXPYERRVRWPREIRSTLCERPPQRAQQLLRLLRQDLGLEGTLLNLVDPASHDLLSTWPGSGSADYEFWMSLDKICWQLTCHLSLNSKRQRGPGAQGLEPLPHLAQLLLKGNPLSRAATRVLTEAVKDPAKFPSLAWMDLHNNMDMASLPQSLLVSLCXWLSQHTALSTIHERLDLEPKGCVARATPSAATSCSAAAARGPKPQACCAR; translated from the exons GGCGCGGCCGAGTCGGCGAGCGGGGCCCAAGGTGGGATGGGAGGCCAGGGAGGCGACGGAGTGTGGCC CGCCCTACGAGCGCCGAGTGCGCTGGCCCCGCGAGATTCGGTCCACACTCTGCGAGCGGCCGCCGCAGCGCGCCCAGCAGCTCCTGCGCCTCCTGCGCCAG GACCTGGGCCTTGAGGGGACCCTCCTCAACCTGGTGGACCCTGCCTCCCATGACCTGCTATCAACCTGGCCTGGGTCCGGCAGTGCA GACTATGAGTTCTGGATGTCCTTGGATAAGATCTGCTGGCAGCTCACCTGCCACCTCAGCCTGAACTCCAAGCGGCAGCGGGGCCCTG GCGCCCAGGGCCTGGAGCCACTGCCACATCTTGCCCAGCTCTTGCTCAAAGGCAACCCACTGTCGAGGGCTGCCACTCGGGTACTTACTGAAGCAGTCAAGGACCCGGCCAAGTTCCCCTCGCTGGCCTGGATGGACCTGCACAACAACATGGACATGGCCTCCCTGCCACAGTCCCTGCTGGTCAGCCTGTGCTGATGGCTTAGCCAGCATACCGCACTGTCCACCATCCATGAGAGGCTGGACCTTGAGCCCAAGGGCTGCGTGGCCAGGGCCACACCCTCTGCGGCCACCTCATGCTCTGCGGCTGCAGCGCGAGGGCCCAAACCCCAGGCCTGCTGCGCCAGGTGA